The Phycisphaerae bacterium genome segment GTTTGACCGACCCCGACGAGGTCCCCGAGCCGCCGGATGAGGCCATCACCCAGCCGGGGGACATCTGGGTGCTCGGCGACCATCGTCTGATGTGCGGCGACGCGGCCCGGGCCGAGGACGTGGACCGGCTGCTGGACGGCCGGCCGATCCACCTGGTCAACACCGACCCGCCGTACAACGTGAAAGTCGAGCCGCGGTCCAACAACGCGATTGCCGCTGGGCTGTCATCGTTCGGCGAGGCGGGCGTGACGAACCACCAGGGCTTCGACCTGGCCCGTCGGCCGGACGTGGCCCGGCCGACGCATCGCAAGCTGCGGCCCAAGGATCGCCTGCTGGCCAACGACTTCGTCAGCGACGAGGAGTTCGAGCGGCTGTTGGACGCTTGGTTCTCCCAACTGGCCCGCGTGCTCGAGCCCGGGCGGGCCTTCTACATCTGGGGCGGCTACGCCAACTGCGGCAACTACCCACCGTTCCTCAAGAAGCATGGTCTGTACTTCTCGCAAGCGATCATCTGGGACAAGCAGCATCCAGTCCTGACCCGGAAGGACTACATGGGCGCCCATGAGTGGTGTTTCTACGGTTGGAGGGAAGGGGCGGCTCATGTCTTCCTCGGTCCGAACAACGCTACGGACCTCTGGCATGTCAAGAAGATCAACCCGCAGAGCATGATCCATTTGACCGAGAAGCCGGTCGAGCTGGCGGTGCGGGCCATGCAGTACTCCTCCCGGGTCGGCGAGAACGTGCTGGACTTGTTCGGGGGCAGCGGTTCGACGCTGATTGCCGCCGAACAGACCGCACGTCGGGCGTACCTGATGGAACTGGACCCGCTGTACTGCGATGTCATCGTCGAGAGGTGGTCCAAATTCACCGGGCGGAACGCGGAGAGGATTTCAGGCCAGAGCAACGCCCCGGTCGAGGCCGAGGCGTTGGAGGTGGAGGCGTCATGCGCCAGCGATCAGGCGTGATGGTCGTTGTACTCGAACTGGCCGCGATCGGTCTTGCGGAATCGGGAAACGGTGCCGTTTTCATCCGCCTTCTTGATCTCGCGGCTCATGGCAGCGTACAACGTGGCCTCGGGCGTCTTGCCGCCGGGGCTGGACCACAGGCCCTGGGCGGCCATGGCCTCGATCAGTTCCTTGGCCCGCATGGGCTTGCCTTCGGTCTTGAGCACCTCGGCGGCGGCGTCCAGGGCGCTGAGCCGCTTGGGCTGGTCGGCGGCGGCCTTTTTGGCCTTAGCAGCGCGGACCTTCGCGAGCCGCTCGGCCTCCTCGAGCGTCAGCTCACTGCGTGGGGCCTTGTCCAGGTCGCGGTCGTCGCGCTTTTGAGCCTCGGACTGCTTATTCGTGGACTTGCTCTTTGGCATGGCCTTCACCTGTTCAGGGGTCTGTGGTTCTCCGATCGGGTGACACGCCTCTGCCTGTGCGTCGCACGCAGACGGGTCGATCGTGTTCTCGCCGACTTCGCTGGGCTCCTGCTCCTCGCAGTGCCTCTCCCAGCACGCCTGGCACAGCGGGCGATCGAGATATGTCATGACGGGCGTGCCCTTGCACCCTTCCGTGGCGCAGCGCGCCGGGTCATAGCCCGGCCTGTCCTCCTCTGCTTCGGACTGAGCTGCCTCGGCGGGCACGATGCTCGGTGGTGCGGTGGTTTCAACAACGGCTGCATTTGCAGCAGGCGGCTTACCGCCGTTCTTCGGCGAAACCTTATGCCGCAGCCGCTGGGGACTCTTGATACGGATGCGTTTGCCCGTGGCGGTGTTCGTCGCGTTCCAGCCGCCGTGGCTGTTGACGCTGTCGATCCGCACGGTCACCAACTTGTCGCTCACCTTAGCCGTGTACAGGCCCCCGATCTGAACCTCGTTCTTCTTCATTGTAAGTCTCCTCCGCGATCACTCGCTCAAGAACCTTTCGATCTCGCTGCGCTCGATGCCCGAGAGCCCTTCGACCAGGTCGATCAGGCGTTCACGGACATGACCCATCGTGCCCGCAAAGCCCCAGTTCTTCGGCTCGGCGGCGGCCTGGTCGTCGTACTTCTTCAACTCCATCTCCAGGACATCCACCAGCCGGGCGACCTCGTGG includes the following:
- a CDS encoding DNA modification methylase → MNIELRPLAQIKPYENNPRINDAAVDAVAESIRRFGFRQPIVVDADGVIVCGHTRWKAAQKLGLEQVPVHVAKDLTPEQIRAYRIADNKTAELAEWNLELLPIELAELQGAGIDWSLLGFDGDELAKLLDPGVKQGLTDPDEVPEPPDEAITQPGDIWVLGDHRLMCGDAARAEDVDRLLDGRPIHLVNTDPPYNVKVEPRSNNAIAAGLSSFGEAGVTNHQGFDLARRPDVARPTHRKLRPKDRLLANDFVSDEEFERLLDAWFSQLARVLEPGRAFYIWGGYANCGNYPPFLKKHGLYFSQAIIWDKQHPVLTRKDYMGAHEWCFYGWREGAAHVFLGPNNATDLWHVKKINPQSMIHLTEKPVELAVRAMQYSSRVGENVLDLFGGSGSTLIAAEQTARRAYLMELDPLYCDVIVERWSKFTGRNAERISGQSNAPVEAEALEVEASCASDQA
- a CDS encoding winged helix-turn-helix domain-containing protein, whose translation is MKKNEVQIGGLYTAKVSDKLVTVRIDSVNSHGGWNATNTATGKRIRIKSPQRLRHKVSPKNGGKPPAANAAVVETTAPPSIVPAEAAQSEAEEDRPGYDPARCATEGCKGTPVMTYLDRPLCQACWERHCEEQEPSEVGENTIDPSACDAQAEACHPIGEPQTPEQVKAMPKSKSTNKQSEAQKRDDRDLDKAPRSELTLEEAERLAKVRAAKAKKAAADQPKRLSALDAAAEVLKTEGKPMRAKELIEAMAAQGLWSSPGGKTPEATLYAAMSREIKKADENGTVSRFRKTDRGQFEYNDHHA